In Mytilus edulis chromosome 4, xbMytEdul2.2, whole genome shotgun sequence, the following proteins share a genomic window:
- the LOC139521493 gene encoding tripartite motif-containing protein 2-like: MIIDIKEIGLFCDKSVSALNAENKVSVELHVVKEFQTKLECVSRLAVSLDDSLWIGQGEQKKGVRIFGSHTGLQNVKTVGKKIHVISSLNILTHGISVTPNNDLLIVTEGTRLKQIKNQSNKITDTVFDFQPYQPQAVHVTRENKIIVGVCDDSDTSLVLLFVMNHEGNQERVYGEDKTKNISFTAISRITDTSNGNIFLVDTTDITEFYGNVKVLGMDTIINTYSGNTVINTEVKLFTPISLATTPADNVIIADIDSNVLHILNSSGELITFINTFEKGIDGPHSICLAMAGQFCILYIGTSTNIASKDKSKLYKLSIVGI; the protein is encoded by the coding sequence ATGATTATTGACATCAAGGAAATTGGACTCTTTTGTGACAAAAGTGTGTCTGCCTTAAACGCCGAGAATAAAGTTAGTGTTGAACTCCATGTTGTGAAGGAATTTCAAACTAAGTTAGAATGCGTTTCACGTTTAGCAGTGTCTTTAGACGATTCGTTGTGGATTGGTCAAGGAGAGCAAAAAAAGGGAGTTAGAATATTTGGTTCACATACTGgattacaaaatgtaaaaactgtcggaaaaaaaatacatgtaatatcgAGTCTCAATATTTTGACACATGGTATTTCCGTGACGCCAAACAACGACTTGCTAATAGTTACCGAAGGAACTAGactcaaacaaattaaaaatcagtCAAATAAAATTACCGACACGGTATTTGATTTTCAACCTTATCAACCCCAAGCCGTTCACGTAACCAGAGAAAATAAGATTATAGTAGGAGTTTGCGACGACAGCGATACTAGTTTGGTATTACTATTTGTAATGAACCATGAAGGCAATCAAGAGAGAGTATATGGAGaggataaaacaaaaaacatttcatTTACTGCTATATCAAGAATAACTGACACCAGCAATGgcaatatttttttggtagatACTACAGACATAACGGAATTTTATGGAAATGTCAAAGTCCTTGGAATGGATACTATCATAAATACATATTCTGGTAACACGGTCATTAATACAGAAGTCAAACTTTTTACACCAATAAGCCTGGCCACTACCCCAGCAGACAACGTTATTATCGCGGATATTGATAGCAATgtcctacatatcttaaattCATCTGGAGAACTAATTACGTTCATCAACACATTTGAAAAGGGAATAGATGGCCCTCATTCAATATGCCTGGCAATGGCAGGACAATTTTGTATACTCTATATAGGAACTTCTACTAATATTGCCAGTAAAGACAAGAGCAAACTGTACAAACTAAGCATTGTAggaatttaa